From Drosophila nasuta strain 15112-1781.00 chromosome X, ASM2355853v1, whole genome shotgun sequence, one genomic window encodes:
- the LOC132796229 gene encoding uncharacterized protein LOC132796229, giving the protein MAAADPDPDPDVHIHLIFQPYGPYICDESRCAQDRADNIVSIMIGIREIKCKLEILQRTTNYFRNGVPGMVFSLPECFVSVEAFTLLYRWMDQPSYVFPPELLMTTYRSAKHLRISSLVRQFEELFCNPRLAREEIGFYMFCDLHLLMRVSSMPLDFPKMLRINRYFLTMISTKEYLTLLPQVLMGVLNSPMICVNSEMEVLIAIIIWLFHDYDSRSIHTINMLSCVRFDCIPSEAIVELREHPSFRTLAVLFNRPEFEMFLQNAPPLRQNTRLCNRRIWIFDNLCNYHHDAHCLRRNFITFNQMMNYKHALRRAPKLHWWHRLQLDPYVRTCRNELCKK; this is encoded by the exons ATGGCAGCTGCTGatcccgatcccgatcccgatgtacatatacatttgATATTCCAG CCTTATGGTCCGTATATTTGCGATGAGTCGCGTTGTGCTCAGGATCGTGCTGACAACATTGTGTCCATCATGATTGGCATCAGGGAAATCAAGTGCAAACTGGAAATCTTGCAACGGACCACAAATTACTTTAGGAACGGCGTGCCCGGAATGGTTTTTTCGCTGCCCGAATGCTTTGTGAGTGTCGAGGCATTCACATTGCTCTATCGTTGGATGGACCAGCCGAGTTATGTCTTTCCCCCCGAACTCCTGATGACCACGTATCGTTCGGCCAAACATCTGAGGATCAGTTCGCTGGTGCGTCAATTCGAGGAGCTCTTTTGCAATCCACGTTTGGCACGCGAGGAGATTGGTTTCTATATGTTTTGCGACCTACACCTGCTGATGAGAGTGTCGTCAATGCCTTTGGACTTTCCCAAGATGTTGCGTATTAATCGCTATTTTCTGACCATGATCAGTACCAAGGAATACCTCACACTCTTGCCGCAAGTGCTGATGGGTGTCCTCAACTCGCCGATGATTTGTGTCAACTCAGAAATGGAGGTGTTAATCGCAATCATCATTTGGCTGTTTCATGACTACGATTCACGTTCCATCCACACCATCAATATGCTGAGTTGTGTGCGCTTCGATTGCATTCCCAGCGAGGCGATCGTCGAGTTGCGTGAACATCCATCGTTTCGCACATTGGCTGTGCTCTTCAATCGTCCCGAGTTCGAGATGTTCTTGCAGAATGCCCCGCCGTTGAGACAGAACACACGCTTGTGCAATCGTCGCATTTGGATCTTTGATAATCTCTGCAATTATCATCATGATGCCCATTGTCTGAGGCGAAATTTCATCACTTTCAACCAGATGATGAACTACAAGCATGCGTTGCGTCGAGCTCCCAAATTGCATTGGTGGCATCGCTTACAACTGGATCCTTATGTC